The sequence below is a genomic window from Nitrososphaerota archaeon.
GGAGTTCTAAGAGTTGGAGAGGAGGTCAGGCAGATGATAGCGTCGCAGCCTCAGTTGAATGAGCTGGTGATAGGGGATTGACCGAGCAGCAGACCGTTAAGAAGCTAGACGTTACTGGAGAGATATGCCCGTGGCCCGTCATTTTCTCTACAAAAGAAATGAAGAAGATGCATTCAGGAGAGATCCTTGAGGTCATAACGGACCATATGCCTTCAACTTTGAACGTTCCAGCAGCGGCTACGAAAGAGGGACATCAAGTTTTAGGCACAGAAAGAGTTCAGGATGGAGTCTACAAGATCTCCATCAAGATAAAGTAGTAATATCAAGCTTAATATTACAGCGTTATAACAATTGTTATAATTGCCCGAGATCAAGCCCAACCTGAAGACAAAGTTCGAGGACTTTTCTGGTGCAGAAAAAGCGAAACTGAGCACTCAGGGCTTAACATTAACGATAAAATCGATAGAGCACCTTGCCAACCTGCATCATCAGCTTAGGGATCCGACATTTGAGGAGATATCTGACATAGCAGAGACGCTGACAAAATCCTGCGGAATTTACCTTGAGTTTGACAGGGCGAAGACCGGAGAGCCGAAAGACTGGATGTACATGCTAAGGATTTGCATTCCCGGCGGAGGGCCGATTACCAAAAAGCAGTGGGAGATTCTTGATGATGTAACTGACAGATACTGCACATCCGACAGGTATACAGGAATTTCAAAACCATCGTTGAGGGTAACTACGAGGCAGAACATACAGATGCACTGGGTCAAGAAGCAGAACCTTGTCGATGCTATACAGACGATTGCAAAATCAGGCTTCTATACGCTAAATGGCTGCGGTGACAATACGAGAAATGTTATGGCCTGCCCGCTGGCCCAGTTTTCTGGCATATACGATGCGAATGCTTGGGCTCGGAAGGTTGGGAAGTATTTTGTCCTTCCTACCGCCTCATACATGGAGATTTTCGAGATTGACCCAAAATACATGAGGGATTTGAACGAAAGGAGGCCTGAAGAGAGGTTCGACTATGGGACGAATCTGCTGAATAGGAAGTTCAAAATTGGATTTTCAGCTATCCACTATGACGAGCAGACGAAGAAGTATCTTCCTGATAATTGCATTGAATTGCTGACCGACGATATTGGAATTGCTCCAGTTTTAGAAGATGGAAAGGTAAGCAGGTTTCAAGTGTATATTGGAGGCTCCCAAGGAGAGAGGAATGGCTATCCTACGTTTGCAGCGCTCGGAGTTCCCTTCGGGGTCTTTGATGAGCCTGACCTGATGAATGGTTTGGATGCTATAGTCAAGGTCCATAAAGAATGGGGAGACAGGCAGAACAGGCACTGGGCGAGACTGAAGTATGTCATCTACAAGATGGGCATAGAATGGTACAGGCAGCAGGTTCGCAGTTATGGTGCAGATTTTGATGCTCCGATAGAGAACTTCGATTATGGCGATAGAAACTTGCATGAAGGTTGGATCAAATTACCTTCCAACGGATTTTGGGCTTACGGAGCGTTCATCGAAAATGGCAGAATAATTGATGGACCAAATGGGCAGCTGAAGAGCATGATTAGGTACCTGATGGAGAATTATCCTGTCGTCCTGTTCACGACTCCAAATCAGGATCTGATTTTTTCGAACATTCCTGAGGAGGAGAAGGTAAGATTTGAAAAAGATATGAAGAAATTTGGCTATGGCTTGAGAAATAACAAGCCGTATTCTAAACTAAGATTATTGTCCGGTGCCTGCGTTGGAAGGGATACCTGCAGGCTTACCTATACAGATTCGGAAAAACTCGAGCCACTTCTGATTGATGAACTTGAAGCAAAGTGGGGCAGTCTCCCTGAATCTATCGGGATAACTGGGTGTGAAAGGCAGTGCTTCAGACCCGCAACAAAGACTATAGGCTGGGTAGGTTCAGGGTTCAACCTTTACACTCTCAAGATTGGAGGAACGGAGGATGCAAGAAATCAGGGGCAGCCTCTGGTCGATCCTGATACCATGGAGATATATCTGAGAAATGTTCCTAAAAATGAGGTTGCAAAGGTAACTGATGCCCTCTTCGAATTTTATTCTGCTAACAAACTTTCTGGCGAAGATAGAGATGGAGGCATGGGCTACTTTTTCAGAAGAGTTGGCATAAAGAAAATCATAGAATATCTGAAAAGCAATCCGAAGACTACGCACCTGATGAAGCCCATGAAGAGCCCTCTCCCGCCAAGGAAGTCTAGCACCGCTATTGAGCCGTTTTAGTACTGCCTAGTACCGCATCAGTTTCTTAGGCTATCACATTTCAGGAATTATTCCGAGCTGCTACATCATCTTAAGATAGGCATCGTCGCCGCTCCAGTGCTCCTTTGCCCTGCCGTCCTTGCCGAAGCGAACAAAATCTGTGCCCATGATGTTGAACTTCTTGTTAGTTGGCTTTAAGCCCATGAACTTACCCTTGTGTGTTCCTGTATATGTGACACGTGCAGCTACCTTGTCTCCTTCTGCAATAAGATCATTGACCTTCATGGTAAGGTCGGGGAAACCCTTCTTGAACAACTTCAGCCCTGACTTGAGGCCTTTGATTCCCGGAGGCTGATCTGGGAGGGGGGCTGTGCTCAACAAAATCTTTGGCTACAAGCTTGTCCAACAGATCGAACTTTCCCTTGTTCATTACTTCCGTATAGAACTTGCGCATGGTCGCCTTATTTTTTGTAGTTGACATAATGCCCGTTCCTATCTTGAATATTTATGGCTGTCGAATTTACAGCTTCAAATTAGCAGTATATCGGCAGAAGTTCGAGGTAGCACAGAAAACGCTCCTAAGGTGCAATCTAGGAGTGTAAGAAAAAGTTCCTATCGGTCTTGTTAGCCTCCTGATTAGTGTGGGGATATACATATAGGGCGAGTTCTATCTACCATATCTGATTGGGGATGAGTGGCACCAAACCAGTTGTAGAGATCATGACTAGGGATGTGGTAACTGCAAAAGAAGATGACTCGCTACTAAATGCCCAGAAACTCAATGATAAGAAACAAGATTGCGAGGTTAGTCATAACGGATTGGCAAGGCAAGCCGATCGGTATTCTCACTGGGCGGGATGTAATCAGAGTCCTCCTTACGCGCACCTCCACAACTCCTGTCGATCAGATACCCGTTAGGGCTGCGATGACGAAGAACCCAATATCTCTGGATGCCTCTGCAAGTATGAAAAACGCTTGCAGTCTAATGATCTCAAAGAAGATAAGCTCCTTGATTGTCGTTGATGAATTCGGCAAGATATCAGGGATGGTTACGAAGTCCGATGTCTGCAAATACCTAGCCTATTTCTCAGAAACAAACATAGCGGTCAGTGACTATATGTCAAAGAAGCCCGTTACAATCGGGCCAAACCATTCTGTATTTACTGCTGCCAATATCTTGGCTGTAATGGGATTCACTCGACTGGTTGTAGTGGATGACGAAAACAGGCCGATCGGGATCGTGACCCTCACAGACCTGGTGTCTGCAGGTGCGGCCATACTTCCCTCCGTGAAGGCTACAGGTCGCTCCGCAGTAACAAAAGGGAGTTTGGTGCCCTCTGGGATGCTCCCGACCTTATTGGTCAGAAACGTCATGACACACGAGCCTTTCGTTATATCAGAGATGGAAGACATTGTAGACGCAGCAAGGTTGATGATGAAGCACAGTATCAGTGGACTACCTGTTGTAGACGAACAGGGGAAACTCTCAGGCATAATTACAAAGACAGATATCGTAAAGGCTGTGTCAGACATAAAGGAATAGACGGGTCTTCTTTCCTATTCCCGCTTAAGAATTATTAATGGAGGGTTGTTCCGTAAAAAAAGGAATGGCTCAAAAGAAGAGGTGCTCTTGGCCTGCGAACAGCCCTTTGATGGTAGAGTATCATGACAAAGAATGGGGAGTCCCTCTGCATGATGATAGGAAACTCTTCGAATTCATTGTCCTTGATGGTATGCAGGCTGGTTTAAACTGGGAGATCATCCTGAAGAAGAGGGAGAGCATGCGGAGAGCCTTCAGGAATTTTGAACCAAAACTAGTTGCAAAGTTTACTGACAGAGATGCTCAAAGGTTGCTTAATGATAGCGGCATAATAAGAAATAGGTTGAAGGTTAATGCCGCAATAACCAATGCACAGAAGTTCTTGGAGGTGCAGAAGCAATTCGGGACTTTTGACAAATACATCTGGCAGTTTGTAGGCTACAGGCCTATTGTGAACAAATTCAAGAAACTTGCAGAGTTACCTGCTAAGACTGAAGAATCTGATGCTATGAGCAAAGACTTGCAGGGCAGAGGGTTCAAGTTTGTTGGCTCAACAATATGCTACGCCTTCATGCAGGCTGCTGGGATGGTTAATGACCATACTACAGATTGCTTCCGATATAATGAAATAAATGCAATGAGCTAATACCAGAAGTATGGCTGAACTCCGCTGCTTCAAGTGCGGGAAGCTGCTTATAATTGTGCAGTTTAGGTACGATGATGAAGATGAGAAGATGCTGCCTGTTTGTGATGAACATAAAGCGGGTTCGTATGTTTACACGGGAGAATAGAATTTCTCCTATATGCCATTGGTAGTTTCAACTTCGACAATTGCCTAACTATCTTGCATAAAAACCCATATTTTATATGCATTGTTGGAAAATTCGTGCTATGTTTCCTAAGAAGAAATTCGCAAGTCTAATTGTTGCAGCTATCCTCATGACATCGTCGTTCACTTTCTTAACTGGTCAGTTAATCCCTGCAAGTGCTCAGCAACAAACTGGACCTATACCGTCTGGAGATAGAGCAGCTAGAAACTGGGAATATATCAATCATGATAGCTGGGCAACAAACTTCAGTCCCCAGAAGGATATTAACAAAGACAATGTACAACATCTTGAGCTGAAGTGGATTTTTCCAACGCCAGCAGGCTCCACGCATTTGGCTAATCAGCCCGGGAGGTCAGCTAGCGACGGTTCGACAGCACCACCTCTCATTGTTGATGGGAATGTATACTTTACGGACAGGATGAGGAATACTTGGGCGTTCGACGCTAGAACCGGTGTGCAAAAGTGGGTTAACATCTACAAATATAATTGGACAGCAGCTAGGTTGAGGGTACCCGAGACCTATGGAGGTGGAGGAGACCAGCATGCAAACCAGTACGTCAACGACATCATTTTCACCTCACAAAATCAGTGCAATGCTTATGCCATAGATGCCAAGACGGGTCAGAAGAAATTCGAGATAGAAGACATATGTCATAAAGTGGAAGGAAATGTCTATAACGTTCGTTCCGACGGCTCAGATCCAGGATATCGAGGCATAGGCCAATTTTCTGGAACCTCGCATCCGGGGGCGGTCTACAGGAAGGACAACATCTACGTTATCGGATTAACAGGTCCAGATCTAGCGGGTAGAGGTGGTAGAAGCTTTGTTGATGGCTACGACCTGAATCAGAACCCTCCTAAGCGAATATGGAGAACATTTTTACAACCACCTGGTGAAGGAGATCCTGAATGGGCTATTAAGGCATGTAACCAAGCGGTAGGAGGATGGTACTTCTCCTATAAAGCATGGTACGAGTCACAGGGAAGAGTGATGGGCATAAATTGCAAAGACGTGCCTAGAGAGAATGTAATCAATGATTGGGGAGTACCAAAGCACTACACATCTGCACTGACGAACGTCTGGGGCCAGATGGCCATGGATGAGGAGAGTGGTATCGTGTACTTAGGTACTGGAAATCAGGCAGGATTCGGCAATGTCACCTACACTCCCGGCCCAAACCTCTTCGCTGCTAGTATAATTGCGATGGACGCAAAGACTGGAAAGATAGTATGGTGGTACCAGAACGTTCCAAGAGATCAAGTGGAGGGAGATAGCGCGTGGAACAACGTACTTGCTAACATAGGAGGTAGGAAGATGCTCATAAAATTCACGACTGTCGGGCTGATATGGGGTTTAGACGCAGCTACTGGCCAACCAATATGGATATTCGAAGCGCCATTCCTGAGGAGTAGGGTAGATGCTGATGGTGTAGTAAGAGGGAGAAGTGCTTGTATTCCACGTTGTGGCGCAAACCCGAGTAACCAAGATGGTTTCTGGGTTGACATAATGAACAAGCTCGAGGTGCAGGAGAAAAAGTGGCTGAGCTATCCAGCAACCCAATTCTACACCTTACCTATTAGACCTGGTGAAGGAGATATAGCATTCAATCCGGAAACGAATACCGCTTATGCCGCCATAGCCTTAGGCTGGGATGCTACCTACACTGTAGGACCATACAAGGGGTTTGCAGGCGGAATAGGTGGTGCGCTGACTGCCGATAAGCCCAATCAACGTAAGAACACAACCATATTCGCGATAGATGCAACGACAGGAAAGGCGAAGTGGAGCTACTTCATTGATACAGTGGCGTTCAGAGGCGGAATCATTGTCAGCGGAGGGGTCGTATTCGTCCCGTCTGCAGATGGCAACTTATACATGTTAGACGCTGATAGTGGGAAGCTCATTCACAAGAGGTTCTTTGGAACAGGGCTGGTGGTTCAACCGACAATTGGAAAGGACGCCCAAGGCCGTTCGCTATTATATCTGATGAATGGGAGGGCGAGAGCCCAGATCGGTGGACTGGCCTCAGTCGACATCCCAGGTGCAATCATGGCCTTTGGTCTACCTGACAAAATCCCAGAGCCTCAAGAGGTTGCAAGAGAGGCCATAAAACAGATACCTAGGGAAGAACTGAAAGAGCTCATCAAAGAAATACCTAAAGAAGTGATACAGGAGAGTTTAGGACCAACTGACATAAGCCCAATATCGTATGCCGTAATAGGAATTGGTGCTATATTTCTCGTAATCGCTGCGGTGCTATTCAGCAGAAGAAAGAAAGTGTAGAGCCAAAAGGGGCTCTCCCTAACTTCTTTAAGTTACATATTCTGCAGAAGCATCTTCCTTCAGAGCATCAATCTGAGGCAAGCTCAATAGAGTAAAGATAGCCTTCAAAACAGCTTTGGCAGCCTTGGGCTGGTCAATTTGGGGGTTTTCAAGCTCTCCATACAATCCTATTCCTTCAATATTCTTAGTCAGAGAAACTCCAAGCATCAGGCCATTGAACCAAGTTATGCTGCTAACCTCGCTTCCAATCTCCCTTATCCCGATCCTATCAAGTTCATCCAATAAATGGGGCATGTTGGCAACTCCAAAGACCTTAGGATCATGCTCCAGCCTCTCTCTGAAATAGCCTCCAGCAGTATACACCCTCTTCAATTTGCCAGACTTTTCAGCAACATCAATGACCATATCGCACAATTGATACAGAGAAGAAACTTCCTGAGGCTGCTCCTCTCCAGTGAAAATTATCAAAGAGGCCTTTTTGCTATAATACAATCTGTACGCATTGGGATAATGAGATATCAAGCCATCTTTGCAGATCACATACGGCTTCTCAAAGTGGTAAATCTCGGCGAACATCTTTGCGTTTAAATGTTCAATCAAAAACTTTGGAACTAAACCTCCAACTCTGCCCATGTCTGGTAGCGAGGCAGCCAGAGTAACTTCATCAAACTTCGGCCTTTCATAGACCTTCAATTCCATATGTGCTATAGCGAAAGAGCACTATATTAGCACAGTATAGTACTAGAGTACTTCACTCAACGACTCATCGCAAAAATAGATGAAATAAAAATTGTCCAATCAGCATTACTCGTGCCACTTTATATACGGGAGGGGGTACCTCTTGCACAGGCACACTACAATTCTATTCTTGCTTCAATTCATAGTGTATCTGCACCAACCCGCCATCGAAGGAAACCGAATTCTCCAATTTTAACCAAACTTCCTTCTCGATATTCTTGAAGAGCGGAATCCCTCCGCCAAGAATTACAGGATGTATTGAGAGTATTATTTCATCGATCAAGTCTTTGTTCAGGAATATGGAAACTATCTCAGAGCCTCCAACCAGCCATATGCCTTTGCCTTTAGAACTGACAAGTTCCTTCATAAAGCCAACGATATCAGAAACATATCCCTTTTTCCTGCTGAAAACATACACCTTCTTTCCTTTGAACGGGTGCTTCTCAAACTCCAGAGACTTTTCATATGTCCTTATTCCCATAATCACGGTATCAACAGAATCATAGAATTCAGAATATCCATAATCCGCATCAGAAAACAGCCAATCTACTGCTCCATCCTCTCTGGCGATGTAGCCGTCAAGGCTCGAAGCTATGAAGAGTCTAACCTTTCTCATGGATCAAATAATCCTAAAGGCACAATAAATGTTTAGACTTGCGAAAGCTATCTAACAGGTCTTATGGACATCCTGAGCAACCCATTGCAAAACGCATCTAAATTGATGGTATATCTATCTGACCAGATAATACCCGTCGTATCTTTGCATGCAGGGGTTAGTCCCCTATACGGGGGAGTCATGCATGTGTGTATATTCTGGCTCTGTAGCCCCCCTCAATAGAAGCTAACCTGAGGGCCATGCATGACTAGGAATTATCAGGCAAGCGTCATTCGCCCCTTTTTAGAAAGACATATTGATAGAGAAGCGCTGCGATTACCCCTCCGACAACGGGACCGACCCAATACACCCAGTGTGAAGCCCACGCCCCAGAAATTAGTGCAGGGCCAAAACTTCTTGCAGGATTCATTGATGCTCCTGTCAGAGGAATGCCGACAAGGTGATCTAGCAGAACTGTCATGCCAATGGCAAAACCAGCCCACCCCGGTGCTGCGTTCTTTGACACCGCTACACCAAAAATTACAAAGACCAAGAAGAATGTTAGTATGATTTCAATTCCGAGTGCAGAAAACTCGCTCTTCCCTATTGCATCACCTGGAGCATGCGCTCCAAAGTTCACTTCCCTGCCCTGCGGGAGAAGGGCCACATGAGCTAGACCTCCAAGGACAGCTCCAATTAATTGGAATGCGATGTATCCAGCAGCATTTCCAACATCTATCTTCCTCAGAAGTGCCATTGGTACTGTTACGGCAGGGTTTATGTGGGCACCAGATATATGTCCAATAGCATAAATCATCAACGTGATTGCAAGGCCATGTGCGAGGCTTATCAGCAGTACGGATGACGTTGGAGAATCGAACTTGAATATTACTGCCGCACCAGTAACTGACAGGGTTCCAAAAAATACCAATGCAAATGTGGCTATTGCCTCAGCAAGCCAAGCGCGAGGATTTAGAACCATTAGGTGCAGCTGCCAAGATGATGATTATAACGATTACTACATTAATTAGAAACTTCCCTATCATAAAATTGCATGAGCGAACTACCTGCAAACTATAGCATATTTGGAGAGCATTTGGAGTTGTTAAAAAAAATACGAAAAGGAATTCTTAATCTAGGAAACGACATCGTAGAAGATGTCAGAATGCATAGGATAGTATACGGAAGAAAGACAATACTCAGAACCTTTTTGGATATGCGCCCAGCAAGAAATGGCATAGCAATTACAATCAGGAGAGGCAGAATGTACAAGAATGAGAAGAGACTTGCAGTCGATAGAGGTTTAATGTCAGAAGCGATTCTAAATAACGAAAACCTGAACGATGTTCTTGAGCTGGTGAAGGAATCCTACCTTTCAGTTTAGCTGTGGGGATATTCATCTTACTATTCGAGTCTTAGCTCTACCTCGTTGTTCCCTGCTTATGTTTAAACTCCACCTGAGAAATACTAGATAGCTTCCTTGCCTCTTTCTCCCGTTCTTATTCTTATGACATCTAGGACAGGAGAAACAAAGATTTTACCATCGCCAATGTCACCTGTGAAGGCGTTCTCCTTGATTATCTTTATGACATCGTCCAGACCTTTGTCATCTATTATGAGCTCGATCTTTGTCTTTGAAATCAAGTCGACTCTCATTTCTCTTCCGCGGAAGTTCAGAACATAGCCCTTCTGCCTTCCCCTTCCTTTTACATCGTACACAGTGATTCCTGAAAATCCCGCCTTGGTGAGCGCATTCTTTACATCGTTGAGCTTTTCTTGCCTGATTACAGCTTCAACCTTTAACATGTCATTTACTCCTAGTCTACGTATGCCTCTTCGGCATGCTGTCCCAGATCTAGTCCTACTGCCTCCTCCTCTGGCTTTACTCTCAGTCCAATAGTCTTATTTATTATGAATAGAATTACGAAGGTAACTATAATTGAGTATCCCCAAGTTGCTGCTACGCCGATAATCTGTGGAATCATCTGTGCAGCGTTACCGAAGAATAGTCCATCTGCGCCCGCTGAATTGATGGCCTTCTGGGCAAAGAGGCCTGTAGCAATGGCACCCCACGTGCCTCCTATGCCATGCACTCCCCATACATCTAGAGCGTCGTCAAAACCCTTTTTGTTCTTAAACTGGACAGCGGCGTAGCAGAATGCTCCAGCTCCTACACCTATTACTACTGAGGACAGAGGGTCCACAAAACCCGATGCTGGAGTTATGGCAACCAGCCCCGCAACTGCACCAGTACACGCACCTATGAGACTAGGATTGCCTTTATGAAGCCAGCCAATTATTAGCCAGGTGAGACCAGCGACAGCAGTTGCAGTATGTGTGACAACAAAAGCAGAAGTTGCAAGAGCCCCAGAAGCGAGGGCACTTCCTGCATTAAAACCGAACCAGCCGAACCAAAGCAGACCTGTTCCCAAAACGACAAAGGGAATATTATGAGGAAGCATGGGATCTTTTCCAAAGCCTCTGCGCTTGCCTAAATAAAGTGCGCCAACCAGAGCTGCTGCTCCAGCATTAATGTGTACAACAGTGCCTCCTGCAAAATCCAACGCACCCATACCCCTTATCCAGCCACCAACGGCCCAGACCCAATGTGCTATGGGGCTATAGACCACAGTAACCCAGAGAAGCAGAAAAATCATAAAAGCGCTAAACTTCATTCGATCTGCAATAGCCCCAATAATAAGCGCGGGAGTGATTATCGCGAACATGGCTTGGAATATCATAAAAGCCTGATGTGGAACTGTGGCTGCATATGCTTCGTTAGGTTCTAATCCAACACCGTTCAAGCCGGCCCAATCCAAATTCCCTATCAACCCTCCAACATCAGGACCGAAGGCCATTGAATAGCCGTAAAGCACCCAAGTTGTGCTTACCAAGAGCATGCATGCAAAACACTGCATAATTACAGCATTTGTATTCTTCCTGCGAACTAAACCTCCATAGAAGAAGGCAAGCCCGGGTGTCATGATAAGTACGAGTGCGGAAGAAACCAGCAACCAAGCCGTATCACCTGTATCAATCGGCACGAATTTTCACCTGTTCAATTCTTTGCTCCAAGGACAATTGTATATAAATCTATTGGCTTTATGGAAAAACGTTTGCTTTAATCTAAGCACAATAATAAGGCGTTTGTCCAATTTTATCACGACTCGGATTTATAGCTACTGTCAAGCATTCTGGTAGTAATCTTTTTATTTGTTCAACTATCACTTAATAAACTATACAAATGACTGGTACCCAAATCAATGCTCATATTTTGGCTGGCATGGTGATTGAAGAGGCTTATCGGGCTATCTATGGTGGTGAGGAGCTTATCTGTTTTATTGCAAAGATTGGTACCAGAAAAGTTGCCGAAATTACCATGGGAATTCAGGTTAAAGAGCAAATGATGAATATAAAGGGAATAAATGTTGAAAGTGAATTCAGAAAGATCGGTATTGGTAGAGCCTTGATGGACTATGCAGAAAAATTCGTCTTGTCAAAAGGTATAACGAAACTCTCGCTAAGGGTGTACAGTCATGACGAATCTCCAGAAATCATTGGAAATCTGAGAAACTGGTACGCTAAAATGGGCTATGTTCAGCAAAATGGGTATATGCTCAAGACTTTGTCTGCAACTAAGAATAGCTATTAATTCCACTGTCCCTTTTGAAGAATTAATTTGCCAGACGAAAGGAAGGCCATTATAGGCAGTAAGGGGAAAGAGTTGCAGGGGAAGAAGATAGCCCTCTGTATAACTGCAAGTGTCGCTTCGATGGAGTCTCCCAGAATTGCAAGAGAATTGATGAAACATGGTGCAGATGTTATTGCTGTATTTTCTGATCATGCTGCGAAACTAGTCAGTCCAAAGCTCATGGAATGGGCTACCGGTAACCCAGTTGTAAAAGAGATTACCAGTAGAATAGAACATGTTCAACTTGGAGGAAAGGGGAAAGATGCCGCGAATATTATTTTGATTGCCCCGTGTACAGCAAATACCATAAGCAAAATTGCAAACGGGATAAGCGATTCTACAGTCACGAATTTGGTTTCTTGTGCCATAGGCTCGAATATCCCTATTCTGATCGCCCCGGGCATGCATGAACCCATGTATGAAAACGCGATAATCAAACACAACATTGCAGAACTTGAAAAATTAGGAATTCGATTTGTAGCACCAGTTATAGAAGAAGGGAAAGCTAAGATCGCTTCTCCAGATGATATAACCGCAGCAGTAATTCAAATGCTATCAGCCAAAAATACGCTGGCAGGCACAAAATTCGTCATCACCGCGGGACCTACAATCGAGCGAATAGACCCTGTCAGAATAATCACGAACAAAAGCTCTGGGAGGATGGGTGTTGCACTTGCCGAGACTGCTATACAGAGAGGTGCGAATGTGACTCTTGTTTATGGGCCTGGAACCGTAGAGCCCCCAGCAGGGGCCAAAGTCATACGTGTGGAAAGTACTGAAGAAATGCTCTTGGCGGCAAAGAGTGAACTGAGAGATATTGATGTCTTCATAGCAGCTGGAGCACCTGCAGACTTCA
It includes:
- a CDS encoding sulfurtransferase TusA family protein, which translates into the protein MTEQQTVKKLDVTGEICPWPVIFSTKEMKKMHSGEILEVITDHMPSTLNVPAAATKEGHQVLGTERVQDGVYKISIKIK
- a CDS encoding nitrite/sulfite reductase, producing the protein MPEIKPNLKTKFEDFSGAEKAKLSTQGLTLTIKSIEHLANLHHQLRDPTFEEISDIAETLTKSCGIYLEFDRAKTGEPKDWMYMLRICIPGGGPITKKQWEILDDVTDRYCTSDRYTGISKPSLRVTTRQNIQMHWVKKQNLVDAIQTIAKSGFYTLNGCGDNTRNVMACPLAQFSGIYDANAWARKVGKYFVLPTASYMEIFEIDPKYMRDLNERRPEERFDYGTNLLNRKFKIGFSAIHYDEQTKKYLPDNCIELLTDDIGIAPVLEDGKVSRFQVYIGGSQGERNGYPTFAALGVPFGVFDEPDLMNGLDAIVKVHKEWGDRQNRHWARLKYVIYKMGIEWYRQQVRSYGADFDAPIENFDYGDRNLHEGWIKLPSNGFWAYGAFIENGRIIDGPNGQLKSMIRYLMENYPVVLFTTPNQDLIFSNIPEEEKVRFEKDMKKFGYGLRNNKPYSKLRLLSGACVGRDTCRLTYTDSEKLEPLLIDELEAKWGSLPESIGITGCERQCFRPATKTIGWVGSGFNLYTLKIGGTEDARNQGQPLVDPDTMEIYLRNVPKNEVAKVTDALFEFYSANKLSGEDRDGGMGYFFRRVGIKKIIEYLKSNPKTTHLMKPMKSPLPPRKSSTAIEPF
- a CDS encoding ester cyclase, whose translation is MLLSTAPLPDQPPGIKGLKSGLKLFKKGFPDLTMKVNDLIAEGDKVAARVTYTGTHKGKFMGLKPTNKKFNIMGTDFVRFGKDGRAKEHWSGDDAYLKMM
- a CDS encoding ester cyclase yields the protein MSTTKNKATMRKFYTEVMNKGKFDLLDKLVAKDFVEHSPPPRSASGNQRPQVRAEVVQEGFPRPYHEGQ
- a CDS encoding CBS domain-containing protein — translated: MPRNSMIRNKIARLVITDWQGKPIGILTGRDVIRVLLTRTSTTPVDQIPVRAAMTKNPISLDASASMKNACSLMISKKISSLIVVDEFGKISGMVTKSDVCKYLAYFSETNIAVSDYMSKKPVTIGPNHSVFTAANILAVMGFTRLVVVDDENRPIGIVTLTDLVSAGAAILPSVKATGRSAVTKGSLVPSGMLPTLLVRNVMTHEPFVISEMEDIVDAARLMMKHSISGLPVVDEQGKLSGIITKTDIVKAVSDIKE
- a CDS encoding DNA-3-methyladenine glycosylase I; this encodes MAQKKRCSWPANSPLMVEYHDKEWGVPLHDDRKLFEFIVLDGMQAGLNWEIILKKRESMRRAFRNFEPKLVAKFTDRDAQRLLNDSGIIRNRLKVNAAITNAQKFLEVQKQFGTFDKYIWQFVGYRPIVNKFKKLAELPAKTEESDAMSKDLQGRGFKFVGSTICYAFMQAAGMVNDHTTDCFRYNEINAMS
- a CDS encoding dihydrofolate reductase yields the protein MRKVRLFIASSLDGYIAREDGAVDWLFSDADYGYSEFYDSVDTVIMGIRTYEKSLEFEKHPFKGKKVYVFSRKKGYVSDIVGFMKELVSSKGKGIWLVGGSEIVSIFLNKDLIDEIILSIHPVILGGGIPLFKNIEKEVWLKLENSVSFDGGLVQIHYELKQE
- a CDS encoding aquaporin, which codes for MVLNPRAWLAEAIATFALVFFGTLSVTGAAVIFKFDSPTSSVLLISLAHGLAITLMIYAIGHISGAHINPAVTVPMALLRKIDVGNAAGYIAFQLIGAVLGGLAHVALLPQGREVNFGAHAPGDAIGKSEFSALGIEIILTFFLVFVIFGVAVSKNAAPGWAGFAIGMTVLLDHLVGIPLTGASMNPARSFGPALISGAWASHWVYWVGPVVGGVIAALLYQYVFLKRGE
- a CDS encoding P-II family nitrogen regulator, which encodes MLKVEAVIRQEKLNDVKNALTKAGFSGITVYDVKGRGRQKGYVLNFRGREMRVDLISKTKIELIIDDKGLDDVIKIIKENAFTGDIGDGKIFVSPVLDVIRIRTGERGKEAI
- a CDS encoding ammonium transporter, with translation MTPGLAFFYGGLVRRKNTNAVIMQCFACMLLVSTTWVLYGYSMAFGPDVGGLIGNLDWAGLNGVGLEPNEAYAATVPHQAFMIFQAMFAIITPALIIGAIADRMKFSAFMIFLLLWVTVVYSPIAHWVWAVGGWIRGMGALDFAGGTVVHINAGAAALVGALYLGKRRGFGKDPMLPHNIPFVVLGTGLLWFGWFGFNAGSALASGALATSAFVVTHTATAVAGLTWLIIGWLHKGNPSLIGACTGAVAGLVAITPASGFVDPLSSVVIGVGAGAFCYAAVQFKNKKGFDDALDVWGVHGIGGTWGAIATGLFAQKAINSAGADGLFFGNAAQMIPQIIGVAATWGYSIIVTFVILFIINKTIGLRVKPEEEAVGLDLGQHAEEAYVD
- a CDS encoding GNAT family N-acetyltransferase; this translates as MTGTQINAHILAGMVIEEAYRAIYGGEELICFIAKIGTRKVAEITMGIQVKEQMMNIKGINVESEFRKIGIGRALMDYAEKFVLSKGITKLSLRVYSHDESPEIIGNLRNWYAKMGYVQQNGYMLKTLSATKNSY